A window of Bdellovibrionota bacterium genomic DNA:
AATGTCCCGCCTCGACGCCGGACGGTTACGTGAGTTCTTGGCGTCGCGCAGCGCATAAGGTAATCCCTTTTGGAATGAAGCCCGATCGCAAACGAGGCGCCGATTTGCGACTTCTCGCCAAAATCTTGATGGCGCCCCGCAATGAAAACGAAATGATCGCCTTCATCGAGGACCTTTTTTCCCCCGGGGAGCGGCAAGACCTCCTCGAACGTTGGCGGTTGGTGGGTTTGCTCCTTCAGGGGATCCCGCAGCGGGACGTGAGCGAA
This region includes:
- a CDS encoding Trp family transcriptional regulator produces the protein MKPDRKRGADLRLLAKILMAPRNENEMIAFIEDLFSPGERQDLLERWRLVGLLLQGIPQRDVSEKLGVSLSKVSRGSRVVQYGRGAFAQVWTRLKK